One window of the Xiphophorus couchianus chromosome 12, X_couchianus-1.0, whole genome shotgun sequence genome contains the following:
- the srrd gene encoding SRR1-like protein isoform X2, with product MSSDSVEEWQEQLDVEKLVRRIRDTVSDLRAEEIWQQWKNQLLVSTSLSRPSDSIKTEGQQDKDTEATVRQQLECVCYGLGSFSSCVSARYQLAMLLLLLDAGHIPLKDCSLYDPAFSVTEKDILRELGLTVLTENEEGKRLATKPTLFYLMHCGKALYNNLLWQNWNPHCLSLVTIIGNCFSGIRERTFERELKRDYSYINKAVDLCEERLLPCPSRLIDVFSDTAIITFSSDRLNKLPSSTWTDSPEPQYQHCSDLEIILKQTSVLDSRETSLS from the exons ATGTCGTCGGATTCTGTAGAAGAGTGGCAG GAGCAGCTGGATGTTGAGAAACTCGTCAGACGGATCAGAGACACAGT GTCTGACCTGAGAGCTGAAGAGATTTGGCAACAGTGGAAAA ATCAGCTTCTAGTTTCAACATCCCTATCAAGACCTTCAGACAGTATAAAGACTGAAGGCCAGCAGGACAAGGACACCGAGGCGACAGTACGCCAGCAGCTGGAGTGTGTGTGCTATGGCCTCGGCTCCTTTTCTTCATGTGTCTCAGCCCGCTACCAGCTTGCCATGTTGCTGCTGCTACTGGATGCAGGACAT ATTCCCTTGAAGGATTGCTCTCTTTATGATCCTGCATTCTCCGTCAcagaaaaggacattttaagAGAGCTGGGTTTGACTGTGCTCACAGAAAATGAG GAGGGGAAGCGTCTGGCCACTAAGCCCACCTTATTTTATCTAATGCACTGTGGAAAAGCTCTTTACAACAACCTGCTGTGGCAGAACTGGAACCCACACTGTTTGTCTCTGGTTACGATCATTGGAAACTGCTTCAGCGGCATCAGAGAGAG GACTTTCGAGAGGGAATTGAAGCGGGATTACAGCTACATCAACAAAGCTGTGGATTTGTGTGAAGAGAGACTTCTGCCTTGTCCTTCCCGTCTGATAGACGTCTTCAGTGATACAGCAATTATCACTTTTTCTTCAGACCGACTAAACAAACTCCCCTCATCTACTTGGACTGACTCACCTGAACCACAATACCAACATTGCTCAGATTTAGAAATTATACTGAAACAAACATCTGTCTTAGACTCGCGAGAGACAAGTCTTAGCTAA
- the srrd gene encoding SRR1-like protein isoform X1: MSSDSVEEWQVVRRGKGASRKFRSHHQIPSVCLQEQLDVEKLVRRIRDTVSDLRAEEIWQQWKNQLLVSTSLSRPSDSIKTEGQQDKDTEATVRQQLECVCYGLGSFSSCVSARYQLAMLLLLLDAGHIPLKDCSLYDPAFSVTEKDILRELGLTVLTENEEGKRLATKPTLFYLMHCGKALYNNLLWQNWNPHCLSLVTIIGNCFSGIRERTFERELKRDYSYINKAVDLCEERLLPCPSRLIDVFSDTAIITFSSDRLNKLPSSTWTDSPEPQYQHCSDLEIILKQTSVLDSRETSLS, from the exons ATGTCGTCGGATTCTGTAGAAGAGTGGCAGGTAGTAAGACGGGGAAAAGGTGCATCAAGGAAATTTCGATCTCACCATCAAATCCCCTCTGTATGTCTTCAGGAGCAGCTGGATGTTGAGAAACTCGTCAGACGGATCAGAGACACAGT GTCTGACCTGAGAGCTGAAGAGATTTGGCAACAGTGGAAAA ATCAGCTTCTAGTTTCAACATCCCTATCAAGACCTTCAGACAGTATAAAGACTGAAGGCCAGCAGGACAAGGACACCGAGGCGACAGTACGCCAGCAGCTGGAGTGTGTGTGCTATGGCCTCGGCTCCTTTTCTTCATGTGTCTCAGCCCGCTACCAGCTTGCCATGTTGCTGCTGCTACTGGATGCAGGACAT ATTCCCTTGAAGGATTGCTCTCTTTATGATCCTGCATTCTCCGTCAcagaaaaggacattttaagAGAGCTGGGTTTGACTGTGCTCACAGAAAATGAG GAGGGGAAGCGTCTGGCCACTAAGCCCACCTTATTTTATCTAATGCACTGTGGAAAAGCTCTTTACAACAACCTGCTGTGGCAGAACTGGAACCCACACTGTTTGTCTCTGGTTACGATCATTGGAAACTGCTTCAGCGGCATCAGAGAGAG GACTTTCGAGAGGGAATTGAAGCGGGATTACAGCTACATCAACAAAGCTGTGGATTTGTGTGAAGAGAGACTTCTGCCTTGTCCTTCCCGTCTGATAGACGTCTTCAGTGATACAGCAATTATCACTTTTTCTTCAGACCGACTAAACAAACTCCCCTCATCTACTTGGACTGACTCACCTGAACCACAATACCAACATTGCTCAGATTTAGAAATTATACTGAAACAAACATCTGTCTTAGACTCGCGAGAGACAAGTCTTAGCTAA
- the tfip11 gene encoding tuftelin-interacting protein 11, translating into MSMSHLYGRREEEEEGVEIESFEVTDWDLANEFNPERRRFRQTKEQATYGIWADRDSDEDERPSFGGKRSKDYTTPVSFVSAGVRKTAAEEKQQQQGGSDDSDDDSPPAPPPPRATAPKKLQMGTFGGNQAQRFAGGIQSGKGIGNWEKHTKGIGQKLLQKMGYQPGKGLGKNAQGIVNPIEAKVRKGKGAVGAYGNERTQQSLQDFPVVDSEEEEEKEFKKELGQWRKDPAGTVGKKKPKYSYKTADELKAKGKMAYRGTPASAGELAQVKVIDMTGREQKVYYSYSQISNKHSVPDEAPPSLATRDQKGSGFALPELEHNLQLLIDLTEQDILQSARRLQHEKDVVVSLSHESRALQSRLDTEQDAIKRMETVLALVERFPTEETAPGEGPTLQECARMFETLQTDYYEEYKTMGLGDLAVAVVHPLLKEKLSSWDPLKDSSYCLEDIGQWRAILESQDMHSSGPHSNMDPYHRLLWEVWIPVMRSCVSNWQPRLVGPMVDCLDLWAPLLPPWILDQLLEQMILPRLQREVDNWNPLTDTVPIHSWIHPWLPLLQARLEPLYPPIRSKLSNALQRWHPSDASARLILQPWKNVFTAGAWEAFMVKNIIPKLALCLEELVINPHQQQMEPFHWVMDWEGMLSPSSLVSLLDKNFFPKWLQVLCSWLSNSPNYEEITKWYLGWKSMYSDVLLAQPLIKEKFNEALDIMNRAVSSGGYMQPGARENIAYLTQTERRKDFQYEALQERRDAESVAHRGISTGVPTNFKDLIQTKAEENNIVFMPLVGKRHEGKQLYTFGRIVIFIDRGVVFVQGEKTWVPTSLQSLIDMAK; encoded by the exons ATGTCCATGTCTCACCTTTACGGgcggagggaggaggaggaggaaggtgtgGAGATAGAGAGCTTTGAGGTGACAGACTGGGATCTGGCCAATGAGTTCAACCCGGAGCGTCGCAGGTTCAGACAGACCAAGGAGCAGGCCACCTATGGGATCTGGGCTGACAGGGATTCAGATGAGGATGAGAGACCTAGCTTCGGTGGCAAGAG gtcTAAAGACTACACTACTCCAGTGAGCTTTGTGAGTGCTGGTGTGCGTAAGACTGCAGCtgaggagaaacagcagcaacaaggAGGTTCTGATGACTCTGATGATGATTCCCCTCCAGCACCACCTCCTCCACGTGCGACGGCTCCCAAAAAACTTCAGATG GGTACTTTTGGTGGGAATCAGGCCCAGAGGTTTGCAGGTGGCATACAGTCTGGTAAAGGCATTGGAAACTGGGAGAAGCACACCAAGGGAATTGGACAGAAGCTTCTGCAGAAAATGGGTTACCAGCCAGGAAAAGGTTTGGGCAAGAATGCGCAAG GTATCGTGAATCCCATTGAGGCCAAAGTTCGTAAAGGTAAAGGAGCAGTCGGTGCTTATGGCAATGAGCGAACTCAGCAGAGTCTTCAGGACTTCCCCGTGGTTGactctgaggaagaggaggaaaag gaatTTAAGAAAGAGTTAGGCCAGTGGCGTAAGGATCCGGCTGGGACCGTGGGAAAGAAGAAACCAAAGTACTCCTACAAAACTGCAGATGAGCTAAAAGCTAAAGGTAAAATGGCTTATCGGGGCACACCGGCATCTGCAGGAGAGCTGGCACAAGTCAAG GTCATAGATATGACTGGCCGAGAGCAGAAGGTTTACTACAGCTACAGCCAGATATCCAACAAACACAGCGTTCCAGATGAAGCCCCACCAAGTCTGGCCACCCGCGATCAGAAAGGATCTGGCTTTGCTCTCCCTGAGCTTGAGCACAACCTGCAGCTTCTAATAGACCTCACAGAGCAGGACATTTTACAG TCCGCCAGGCGTTTGCAGCATGAAAAAGACGTGGTTGTTTCTCTGAGCCACGAATCTCGAGCCTTGCAGAGCCGACTGGACACAGAGCAGGATGCCATTAAAAGAATGGAGACTGTGTTGGCCTTGGTGGAGCGATTTCCTACGGAGGAGACGGCGCCGGGCGAGGGGCCAACCCTGCAG GAGTGTGCCCGTATGTTTGAGACCCTGCAGACTGATTATTATGAAGAGTACAAGACAATGGGACTGGGGGACCTGGCTGTCGCTGTTGTACACCCGTTACTCAAAGAGAAACTCTCCTCCTGGGACCCTCTCAAG GACAGCTCATACTGTCTGGAAGATATTGGTCAATGGAGAGCAATCCTCGAGTCCCAAGACATGCACTCCAGCGGTCCACATTCAAACATGGATCCATACCACAG ACTGTTATGGGAGGTGTGGATCCCAGTGATGCGCTCCTGTGTGTCCAACTGGCAGCCTCGACTAGTTGGGCCAATGGTGGACTGTTTGGATTTGTGGGCCCCTCTTCTCCCCCCGTGGATCCTGGATCAGCTGCTGGAGCAGATGATCTTACCCCGACTGCAGCGAGAG GTGGATAACTGGAACCCTTTGACCGACACCGTCCCGATTCACTCCTGGATCCACCCTTGGCTGCCTCTGCTCCAAGCCCGCCTGGAGCCTCTTTACCCTCCTATCAGGAGCAAACTGTCCAACGCTTTGCAACGGTGGCATCCAAGTGACGCCTCAGCCCGCCTTATCCTGCAGCCATGGAAGAATGTGTTCACAGCAGGAGCATGGGAGGCCTTTATGGTGAAAAACATCATCCCTAAACTAG CCTTGTGTCTGGAAGAGCTGGTTATCAACCCTCACCAGCAGCAGATGGAGCCATTTCACTGGGTGATGGACTGGGAAGGCATGCTGTCCCCCTCCAGCCTGGTCTCGCTTTtggataaaaacttttttcccaAATGGTTGCAG GTGCTGTGTTCGTGGCTGAGCAACAGTCCAAACTATGAGGAAATTACTAAGTGGTACCTCGGCTGGAAAAGCATGTACAGCGACGTCTTGTTGGCGCAGCCACTAATTAAAGAGAAATTCAACGAAGCTTTGGACATCATGAACCGAGCAGTGTCTTCAG GGGGATACATGCAACCAGGAGCAAGAGAGAACATTGCATATCTCACACAGACAGAAAGACGGAAGGACTTCCAATACGAAGCGCTGCAGGAGCGCAGGGATGCTGAGAGTGTGGCTCATAGAGGCATCAGTACTGGTGTGCCAACAAACTTTAAAGATCTCATTCAGACCAAAGCAGAGGAGAACAACATCGTCTTCATGCCCTTAGTGGGCAAACGGCACGAGGGGAAGCAGCTCTACACATTTGGACGTATTGTGATCTTCATAGACAGGGGGGTTGTGTTCGTGCAAGGGGAGAAGACTTGGGTTCCCACGTCTTTGCAGAGTCTCATAGATATGGCAAAGTGA